The window ACGAACTGGGTGCCACGATCGGACAACTGTCACGCGTGGGAGTGGATACCCCCTTTGGTGCCTACGTCAGTGTCGATGCAAAGGCCAGCGACACCTACACGGTTTACTTGTCGCAATCCGGACTGACGCTCCCCGACCGAGACTATTACCTCGAAGACGACCCGCAATATGTTTCGGCTCGTGAAGCGTTGCAGGTCTATATCAAAGACATGCTGAACGCTTTGTCGGTCGAATCCGCCAAGGAGTTGGCCGAACAAGTCGTCGCCATCGAAACGGAACTGGCAAAGAACCAATGGACCAAGACCGAAAATCGTGATCCAGAAAAGACCTACAACAAGCTCACCTTGGGTGAAGTCGACGCAACCATCGAAGACTTCAACGTCCCCGCGATGACCAAGGCGATCGGCTTAGCCGACCAAGACGCGTTTGTCGTGCGTCAGCCCAGTTACATGGAATCGCTCAGCGATATTTTCGCGAACCACGATCTCGCGGCATGGAAGGCTTATTTCCAGTTTCACTCCATCGACGCTTACGCGTCGGTTTTGACCGAAGACCTGGAGCGACGCCACTTCGAATTTCACGACAAAACCATTTCGGGGATCGATGAGCAACAACCGATGTGGAAACGCGCGGTCGACTTGACCGGCAGCGTCTTGGGTGAAGTCGTCGGCCAGTTGTACGTCGAGAAGCACTTCGCCCCCGAGGCCAAACGTCGCATGAACGAATTGGTCGAAAACCTCAAACGTGCCTTCGCTGAACGCATTGAATCTCGCGAATGGATGAGTGAGGGAACCAAGAAGCAAGCCCTCACGAAGCTTGGCAAGTTCCACACCAAAATCGGATACCCCGATGAGTGGAAGGACTACACCAAACTCGAGATCACCGATGAATCACCCGCGACCAATCTGATCGCAGCATCGATTTTCGAAACCGAGCGTCAACTCGCCAAATTGGGTGGACCGATTGATCGCAATGAATGGCACATGACGCCTCAGACGATCAACGCTTACTACAACCCGACGATGAACGAGATCGTTTTTCCGGCTGCGATCCTGCAACCACCGTTTTTCAATCTGGCCGCCGACGATGCGGTCAACTACGGCGGGATTGGTGCGGTCATCGGCCACGAACTTTCGCACGGCTTTGATGACAAAGGCAGCAAGTACGATGGCGACGGAAACCTCGTGAACTGGTGGACGCCGAAAGATCGCGAAGAATTTGAGAAGCGAGCTTCGGGGTTGGTCGACCAATACAACGAGTTCAAACCGTTCGAAGACATGAACGTCAACGGCGAACTGACGCTGGGTGAAAACATCGGCGACCTGGGCGGCTTGAGTGTCGCTTACGAAGCTTATCGTTTGTCACTCGAAGGCGAATCGGCCAAGGTCATCGATAATTTGACTGGCGATCAGCGATTCTTCCTCGGATGGGCCCAGATTTGGCGTCGTTTGTATCGGGAACCAGAACTGCGGAAACGTTTGATCACCGATCCACACAGCCCCAGCGAGTACCGAGTCAACGGAATTGTCCGAAACATGGACGCTTGGTACACGGCATTTCGAATCGACGAAACCGATCCGCTGTACATCGCACCAGACGAACGCATTCGGATCTGGTAGAGAATTTGCCCCGCGGTTGGCTCGCACATGATCGTTGCGAGCCACCGCCTGAGGGTGACGAACCAGCCAGACTGCTTCGTCCTCCCATCTTAACAATCCTTTTGAGCAATCGGCCACCGATTCGCCACGGGGTGCTTGCCCCATGGGTGAGCTCTCGATTCAACTCACCTTGACCAGTAAATTCCCGTGGGGATACCCTCTGCGGTTTGAATTGCAACCATTTTGTTTTTTGGACCCAACGATGAGCAGCAGCCCGTTCGAGATTTTTCGACGCAACCTTAAGCCACTGATGGTCTTGTTGACTTTGTTGGCATTGTTCGCGTTCGTCGTCTTGCCTGCGCTGGACACTTACCTGCGACGCGGAGGCGGATCCAATTCGGACCCGGTCGTCGCTGAATATGACGGCGTCACGCTGACACAAAGCCGGGTCGCTCGCACGACCCAGCAGCACCGTGCCGTTGTCGGGTTCTTGAGCGATTTAGGCCAAGAAACCATCCGTCGCGGCGGTGTGCCTCAGGTCCCTGGTTTCCAATACGACCAAGAATCGGGCCAAATTCAATCGATCGGCATCGACGCCAATCCGAGCGAAGAAGCCACCATCAACACGATGCGGTTCTACAGCGAAGCCAAAAAGGCTGGCTTCCAGCTGGACGACACGATGGTTCGTACCTGGCTCAGCCGTTACACCGATGGATTGCTCAGCGACAACGAAATCGGTTCGATGCTGATGCAATTCACGAAGAATCAAATGGGTCCCATTCAACTATACGAACAGTTGCGAATGCACTTGTTGGCGGATTTGTACCAACGAAGTGCCATGGTTGGATTGATGAACGGTCGTCTGCCCGTTTCGACGCCGCTGGCTCAATGGCGCAACTTCCTGAAAACCAACCAATCGGCAACCATCAACGCATACGGCGTATTGGTCGAAGAATACATCGATCAAACCGATGAATCGCCCTCGAAGTCACAAATCACCGAGGTCTATGAAGCCGGCAAAGACTTGTTGGCCTACCCGAACGACCAAGACCCGGAACCAAAATTCCGCCGCCCTGATTCGGCCAAGATCGAATACCTCGTTGCGGACTTGAATGAGTTCGTCGAACGCGAAAAAGCGAAGCTGAGCGACGAACAGATCCGCGCCGAATACGAGCGTCGATTGGCTGGCGGTGATTTCCAATTGCCCGTCGAAGAAGCAGAGGAAGCCGCGAACGAACTCGAAGCGATGGAAACCGAAGCCGCTGCGGAAGAAAACGCCGAGCCCGCGGAAGAGGCTCCCGCTGCCGAAACGGAAGAACCAGCCGCGGAAGAAATGACGGAGGAAGCCGCTGAAGCGGAAACCGAAACCGAGCCCGCTAGCGAAGAGACCAGCGAGCCATCGACTGAGGAAACGCCGGCTGAGGAAACTTCCACCGAAGAAACCTCCACAGAAGATTCTCCTTCCGAGGAAAACGCCGAAGAACCTGCGGCCGAAGACAGCTCGATGATTCGTTCTCGTGACGAAGCCGTTCAATTGGTCGCGTTGCAAGAAGACGACGATGCCGACAACGAAGCGGCTGACGCGGAAGAAACCAACGCGGAAGCCGCCGATGATGACATGGAACTCGGCGACGGATTGGATCTGGGCGATGAACCAGCCGAAACCAAACCACAACCATTCGAAGACGTGCGTGATCAGATCGCGACCGAAATGGTTTCCGAAACTGCCCGCCAGAAACTCGACCAAACCATCACTGAGGTGTACGGTTTGATGCGAGACTACTTCAGCGAAATGGCTGTTCACGAAGGCAATGTTGCCGTCGGTGTGTCGGATGAAAGCGACGCTCCCAAACGCCCCGACTTGAAAGCGATCGCAGATCAAAAAGGCTTGGGTTACGGCACGACCGGCTTGGTCAATCGTGTTTCCATCGGCGATGATCCGATCGGTGAATCCTACGGATTGGGACAATCACTTCAACGTCGTGGTGCACCTTACTACGCGATGATGTTTGGTGCCGCGATGCAAGATGGCTCGAGTATCCCATCTCAACCCGAGTTCTCACCTCAGCGTTCGGTCGACTTGGAAAACGCTAAGAGCTACGTCTCTTGGAAGACTGAAGACATCGAAGCTTACACACCAGAACTGGAAGAAGTTCGCGACGAAGTCATCCTGGCGATCCGAACTCAAGAAGCTCGGAACTTGGCACAGAAAGCCGCGGAAGGCATCGCAGAAGCGATTGGCCAAGGCAAGAAGCTTGCCGACGCGATTCCAAAGGGGAAAGAAGCCAACTTGCACACCGACTTGGGTCCATTCACTTGGCTCAACATGGTTGGCATGATGCAAACCTCCCTGGGCAACGTCCCAGAACTAA of the Rhodopirellula baltica SH 1 genome contains:
- a CDS encoding M13 family metallopeptidase, producing the protein MLESYWSFLRRLRTISLIPFNRLVSTKGLLVTIRLLQPTSRRVSRWNRLQGCFGNALAGLPSLRIPAAGLILIGTTLTPSFVSAEAPSKASKPEATKVSGIDQSLFSTTVEPGQNFYLHANEEWLENTPIPSDKSNYGIFTVLDDATRTQVRTLIEQSAEEKAEKGTPAQKVGDLYRSVLDLEKRNSMGLKPIQPVLDVVEGLNSKDELGATIGQLSRVGVDTPFGAYVSVDAKASDTYTVYLSQSGLTLPDRDYYLEDDPQYVSAREALQVYIKDMLNALSVESAKELAEQVVAIETELAKNQWTKTENRDPEKTYNKLTLGEVDATIEDFNVPAMTKAIGLADQDAFVVRQPSYMESLSDIFANHDLAAWKAYFQFHSIDAYASVLTEDLERRHFEFHDKTISGIDEQQPMWKRAVDLTGSVLGEVVGQLYVEKHFAPEAKRRMNELVENLKRAFAERIESREWMSEGTKKQALTKLGKFHTKIGYPDEWKDYTKLEITDESPATNLIAASIFETERQLAKLGGPIDRNEWHMTPQTINAYYNPTMNEIVFPAAILQPPFFNLAADDAVNYGGIGAVIGHELSHGFDDKGSKYDGDGNLVNWWTPKDREEFEKRASGLVDQYNEFKPFEDMNVNGELTLGENIGDLGGLSVAYEAYRLSLEGESAKVIDNLTGDQRFFLGWAQIWRRLYREPELRKRLITDPHSPSEYRVNGIVRNMDAWYTAFRIDETDPLYIAPDERIRIW